A single region of the Arthrobacter sp. zg-Y820 genome encodes:
- a CDS encoding amidohydrolase — protein MPAPVMAIVNAHVVPVTAPPFTGTLLVADGKILDLGPDVRVPEGAQVLDAGGKWLLPGLVDAHTHLGVHEEGEGWAGNDTNEMTDPVMAGVRALDAVNPDDLGFDDALAGGVTAVNINPGSGNPIGGLAVALHTHGRYVEEMVLRSPSGLKSALGENPKRIYSDKKQTPSTRLGTALVIRKAFMDAQNYLGKNDDDARDPQMDALAMVLRREIPWRQHAHRADDIGTALRLADEFGYDLVLDHGTEAHLLADVLAERGVPVLIGPLFTTRSKVELRRRSMENPAKLAEAGVEISIITDHPVVPINFLIYQAALAMKEGLDRETALRSVTINPAKVLGLADRIGSLEAGKDADVVLWSGDPLDVMQRALTVWIGGREVYRYDTETRTPVVAGRP, from the coding sequence ATGCCCGCACCGGTTATGGCCATCGTCAACGCCCATGTTGTTCCCGTCACCGCGCCGCCGTTCACCGGCACGCTCCTGGTCGCGGACGGCAAGATCCTGGACCTCGGCCCCGACGTCCGGGTCCCGGAGGGCGCGCAGGTGCTTGATGCCGGGGGCAAGTGGCTGCTGCCCGGCCTGGTGGACGCCCACACCCATCTGGGCGTGCACGAGGAGGGTGAAGGCTGGGCCGGAAACGACACCAACGAAATGACCGATCCGGTGATGGCCGGGGTGCGTGCCCTTGACGCGGTGAACCCGGACGATCTGGGTTTCGATGACGCCCTGGCCGGCGGAGTCACGGCGGTGAACATCAATCCCGGCTCCGGCAATCCCATCGGCGGGCTGGCCGTGGCCCTGCACACGCACGGCCGCTATGTGGAGGAAATGGTCCTCCGCTCCCCCAGCGGCCTGAAGTCGGCCCTCGGCGAGAACCCCAAACGGATTTACAGCGACAAGAAGCAGACCCCTTCCACCCGTCTGGGCACGGCGCTGGTCATCCGCAAGGCGTTCATGGACGCGCAGAATTACCTGGGCAAGAACGACGACGACGCCCGCGACCCCCAGATGGATGCCCTCGCCATGGTGCTGCGCCGGGAAATCCCGTGGCGCCAGCACGCCCACCGTGCCGACGACATCGGCACCGCCCTGCGGCTGGCTGACGAGTTCGGCTACGACCTGGTCCTGGACCACGGCACCGAAGCCCACCTCCTGGCCGATGTGCTGGCCGAGCGCGGCGTGCCGGTCCTGATCGGACCGCTTTTCACCACCCGCTCCAAGGTGGAGCTGCGCCGGCGCAGCATGGAAAACCCCGCGAAGCTGGCCGAGGCCGGCGTGGAAATCTCCATCATCACCGACCACCCCGTGGTTCCGATCAACTTCCTGATCTATCAGGCGGCCCTGGCCATGAAGGAAGGACTGGACCGGGAAACCGCGCTGCGTTCCGTCACCATTAACCCGGCCAAAGTCCTGGGATTGGCGGACCGCATCGGGTCCCTGGAGGCGGGCAAGGATGCCGACGTCGTGCTCTGGAGCGGGGATCCGCTCGATGTCATGCAGCGGGCCCTGACGGTGTGGATCGGCGGCCGGGAGGTTTACCGCTACGACACCGAAACCCGCACCCCCGTGGTGGCTGGCCGCCCGTGA
- a CDS encoding cystathionine gamma-synthase: MSEGFNTRAIHAGQTPDPTTGAVIPPLYQSTTFAQDGIGNLRNGYEYGRGTNPTRDALQDQLAALEGGAHAYSFSSGLAAEDSLIRALLAPGDHIVLGNDAYGGTYRLINKVLAGWGITNAAVDMSDVGALTAAIAAGNTKMVWLETPSNPMMKISDIAAVAQAAHDAGAWLVVDNTFASPYLQQPLALGADIVVHSTTKYIGGHSDAVGGAVILNDDAAAEKIGFIQFAVGAVSAPMEAWLTTRGLKTLGVRMDRHSSNAMAVAKWLREQPAVESVLYPGLEDHPGHDLAKAQMKDFGGMVSVSFKGGEAAARTVAEATRVFTLAESLGGVESLMNYPSEMTHASVKGTELAVPENLLRLSVGIEDLEDLIADLEQALATL; this comes from the coding sequence ATGAGTGAAGGCTTCAACACCCGCGCGATCCATGCGGGCCAGACCCCCGACCCCACCACCGGAGCGGTCATTCCGCCGCTGTACCAGAGCACCACGTTCGCCCAGGACGGCATCGGCAACCTGCGCAACGGCTATGAATACGGCCGCGGCACCAATCCCACCCGCGACGCCCTGCAGGATCAGCTTGCCGCGCTGGAAGGCGGCGCCCATGCCTATTCCTTCAGCTCGGGGCTGGCCGCCGAGGACTCTCTGATCCGCGCCCTGCTGGCGCCGGGCGACCACATCGTGCTGGGCAACGACGCCTACGGCGGCACCTACCGGCTGATTAACAAGGTCCTCGCCGGCTGGGGCATCACCAATGCCGCGGTGGACATGTCCGACGTCGGGGCGCTCACTGCTGCGATCGCCGCCGGCAACACCAAGATGGTGTGGCTGGAGACGCCGTCGAACCCGATGATGAAGATTTCCGACATCGCCGCCGTCGCGCAGGCCGCGCACGACGCCGGAGCCTGGCTGGTGGTGGACAACACCTTTGCCTCCCCGTACCTGCAGCAGCCGCTGGCCCTGGGCGCGGACATCGTGGTGCATTCCACCACCAAATACATCGGCGGGCACTCCGACGCGGTGGGTGGCGCGGTCATCCTGAACGACGACGCCGCCGCCGAGAAGATCGGCTTCATCCAGTTCGCCGTCGGCGCGGTGTCCGCGCCGATGGAAGCCTGGCTGACCACCCGCGGGCTGAAGACCCTGGGGGTGCGGATGGACCGCCACTCCTCCAACGCCATGGCGGTGGCCAAGTGGCTGCGGGAGCAGCCGGCCGTGGAAAGCGTGCTCTATCCGGGGCTGGAGGACCATCCCGGCCACGACCTCGCCAAGGCGCAGATGAAGGACTTCGGCGGGATGGTCTCGGTGTCCTTCAAGGGCGGCGAGGCCGCGGCGCGCACCGTGGCCGAAGCCACCCGCGTGTTCACGCTGGCCGAGTCCCTGGGCGGCGTGGAGTCACTGATGAACTACCCGTCCGAGATGACGCACGCCTCGGTGAAGGGCACCGAGCTGGCGGTGCCGGAGAACCTGCTGCGGCTCTCCGTGGGAATTGAAGACCTCGAGGACCTGATCGCTGACCTGGAGCAGGCGCTGGCGACGCTGTAG
- a CDS encoding cystathionine beta-synthase, which yields MKYADTVLDLIGNTPLVKLHNVTDGLAATVLVKLEYLNPGGSIKDRIAVRMIEAAEREGKLKPGGTIIEPTSGNTGVGLALVAQQKGYRCIFVTPDKVGVEKRDVLRAYGAEVVVTPTAVAPESPDSYYGVSDRLVREIPGAYKPDQFSNPAAPASHYESTGPEVWRDTDGTVTHFVACAGTGGTITGTGRYLKEVSADRSSGAVRIIAADPEGSVYSGGTGRPYFVEGVGEDMWPDNYDPSVPDEVIAVNDTESFAMTRRLAREEGLLVGGSSGMAVVAALRAARDLGPDDVVVVLLPDSGRGYMGKIFNDEWMRSYGFLQGAEQEASVRDVLATKDGSLPDLVHTHPNETVLDVINILNKYGVSCIPVLSQEPPVRIGEVLGSADERSLTEKLFRGEAKPTDSIRDHMGPQLAMVGAGDSVAAAKEKLQENDAVMVTSEGAPVGILTRHDLLSYMSI from the coding sequence ATGAAGTATGCAGATACAGTCCTGGACCTGATCGGCAATACCCCGCTGGTGAAGCTGCACAACGTGACCGATGGCCTTGCGGCCACGGTGCTGGTGAAGCTGGAATACCTGAACCCGGGCGGCTCCATCAAGGACCGCATTGCGGTCCGCATGATCGAGGCGGCCGAACGCGAGGGCAAACTGAAGCCCGGCGGCACCATCATCGAACCCACCAGCGGCAACACCGGCGTCGGGCTCGCCCTGGTGGCGCAGCAAAAGGGCTACCGGTGCATCTTCGTCACGCCGGACAAGGTGGGCGTGGAGAAACGCGACGTGCTGCGGGCCTACGGCGCCGAAGTTGTGGTGACACCCACCGCGGTCGCCCCGGAAAGCCCCGATTCCTACTACGGGGTTTCCGACCGCCTGGTGCGGGAGATCCCGGGCGCGTACAAGCCGGACCAGTTCTCCAACCCCGCCGCCCCGGCCAGCCACTATGAGAGCACGGGTCCCGAAGTCTGGCGGGACACCGACGGCACGGTGACCCATTTTGTGGCCTGCGCCGGAACCGGCGGCACAATCACCGGCACCGGCCGGTACCTGAAGGAAGTCTCGGCGGACCGCTCGTCGGGCGCGGTCCGCATCATCGCCGCCGATCCGGAGGGATCGGTCTACTCCGGCGGCACCGGGCGCCCCTACTTCGTGGAGGGAGTGGGCGAGGACATGTGGCCGGACAACTACGATCCGTCGGTTCCGGACGAGGTGATTGCCGTCAACGACACGGAATCCTTCGCCATGACCCGCCGCCTGGCCCGCGAAGAGGGACTGCTGGTGGGCGGGTCCTCCGGCATGGCGGTGGTGGCTGCCCTGCGCGCGGCCCGGGACCTGGGGCCCGACGACGTCGTCGTGGTCCTGCTGCCGGACAGCGGACGCGGATACATGGGCAAGATTTTCAATGACGAGTGGATGCGCTCCTACGGGTTCCTGCAGGGAGCCGAGCAGGAAGCCTCGGTGCGCGACGTGCTGGCCACGAAGGACGGTTCGCTGCCGGATCTGGTGCACACCCATCCGAACGAGACGGTCCTGGACGTCATCAACATCCTCAACAAATACGGCGTTTCCTGCATCCCGGTGCTGTCCCAGGAACCACCGGTGCGGATCGGCGAGGTCCTGGGATCCGCCGATGAGCGCTCGCTGACGGAAAAGCTGTTCCGCGGCGAGGCCAAGCCCACTGACAGCATCCGCGACCATATGGGACCGCAGTTGGCGATGGTCGGCGCCGGCGACTCGGTGGCCGCGGCGAAGGAAAAGCTGCAGGAGAACGACGCCGTCATGGTCACCTCCGAGGGCGCGCCGGTGGGAATACTCACCCGGCACGACCTGCTGTCCTACATGAGCATCTAG
- a CDS encoding 3-methyladenine DNA glycosylase, giving the protein MSVSIPVSVPVSAAAGAGALSLLWESGRPFSLALSLGILAHGRKDPSVRLGPGVAWLAFATPEGNATLALREQPAPAPGARILARAWGPGAECALAGVPALLGDADDWTAFDEPGFTATLPPAVAETRRRHPGLRLPSTGRMLDSIVPVVLEQKVTAMEAYYSWRYLVTRYGVDAPGPVPAGLKVPPTAAQWRRVPSWDWHRAGVDSHRSGTILRSCAVTSGLERLAAVPLGPDLTERLCSVPGIGPWSAAEITQRTHGAPDSVSVGDYHLAAFVGEALTGRRTDDAGMLTLLRPWLGHRQRVVRLLVLSGFRKQAFGPRLSPEDHRRR; this is encoded by the coding sequence ATGTCCGTGTCCATCCCGGTGTCCGTGCCGGTGTCCGCTGCCGCGGGAGCCGGAGCCCTGTCCCTGCTGTGGGAGTCCGGCCGCCCGTTTTCCCTGGCCCTGTCACTGGGCATCCTGGCCCACGGCCGGAAGGACCCCTCGGTGCGGCTCGGCCCGGGCGTCGCCTGGCTTGCCTTCGCCACACCGGAGGGCAACGCCACCCTGGCGCTTCGCGAGCAGCCCGCTCCTGCGCCGGGCGCCAGGATCCTCGCCCGTGCCTGGGGTCCGGGCGCCGAGTGTGCGCTGGCCGGCGTTCCCGCGCTGCTCGGAGACGCCGATGATTGGACGGCCTTCGACGAGCCCGGCTTCACCGCCACCCTGCCCCCGGCTGTGGCCGAGACCCGCCGCCGCCATCCCGGCCTGCGTCTGCCCAGCACCGGAAGGATGCTCGACAGCATTGTGCCGGTGGTCCTGGAGCAGAAGGTGACGGCGATGGAGGCGTACTACTCCTGGCGGTACCTGGTGACCAGGTACGGCGTCGACGCGCCCGGTCCGGTGCCGGCGGGGCTGAAGGTTCCGCCGACGGCGGCCCAGTGGCGCCGGGTCCCCAGCTGGGACTGGCACCGGGCGGGCGTGGATTCGCACCGCTCGGGCACCATCCTGCGCTCCTGCGCCGTCACCTCCGGCCTGGAGCGGCTGGCCGCCGTTCCGCTCGGCCCGGACCTGACGGAACGCCTGTGTTCGGTTCCCGGGATCGGCCCCTGGAGCGCCGCTGAAATCACGCAGCGCACCCACGGAGCCCCCGACTCCGTGTCGGTGGGCGACTATCATCTGGCGGCGTTCGTGGGCGAGGCACTGACCGGACGGCGGACCGACGACGCCGGGATGCTCACCCTGCTCCGGCCCTGGCTGGGCCACCGGCAGCGGGTGGTGCGCCTGCTGGTGCTGAGCGGTTTCCGCAAGCAGGCGTTCGGCCCGCGGCTGTCACCGGAAGACCACCGGCGCCGCTGA
- a CDS encoding ammonium transporter, protein MNGDTAWVLICAGLVLFMTPGLALFYGGMVPVRNVLTMMMQNIIPLGIITVTWVLVGYTLAFSNRGNSLVGEFDAFALITVDTPQFHTVAAGVTIPALAFVAYQMMFAIITPALLTGATAGRLKFAGWTVFLAAWSILVYPQVARWLWHPKGWLVQLGAQDWAGGIVVHASAGAAAVAVLLVAGRRHGWPNLKTSPNNLPMMLVGAGILWFGWFGFNAGDGLQANDIAAQALVNTHVAGGAAMLTWLLVERLSSGNSTLVGAASGAIAGLATITPCAGYVSTGAALLIGLIAGCVCCFAVRLKHVLHYDDALDVIAVHFVGGVLGSLLLGFFADSSVNAVSEDGVFTGGGGLLLWHQVVAVVCVVLFSFVLSWILAAVISRTIGLREPGPEQEDLDRVQQGASGYALSGIISRPTTSGRSAEDGLFAGRNTDSRIGPPAYLLSAVLDTGRIDGLRDALLMAGARSLELADAAVYSGTVRTENFRGQKRKLDFDDRLRVYAAVDSDHEEAVVSVLKRFGADPSSIYRVAIEPH, encoded by the coding sequence ATGAACGGGGACACCGCCTGGGTTCTCATCTGTGCAGGCCTTGTCCTGTTCATGACTCCGGGCCTGGCGCTCTTCTACGGGGGCATGGTCCCGGTCCGGAACGTTCTGACCATGATGATGCAGAACATCATTCCGCTGGGCATCATTACCGTCACCTGGGTGCTGGTGGGGTACACGCTGGCCTTCAGCAACAGGGGCAACTCGCTGGTCGGGGAGTTCGACGCGTTTGCCCTCATTACCGTGGATACCCCGCAGTTCCATACCGTGGCGGCGGGGGTGACCATTCCGGCGCTCGCCTTTGTGGCGTATCAGATGATGTTTGCCATCATCACCCCGGCGCTGTTGACGGGAGCAACTGCGGGGCGGCTGAAATTCGCCGGCTGGACCGTGTTCCTTGCGGCCTGGTCCATCCTCGTGTATCCGCAGGTGGCTCGCTGGCTGTGGCATCCGAAGGGATGGCTCGTGCAACTGGGCGCGCAGGACTGGGCCGGCGGAATAGTGGTGCATGCCTCCGCGGGAGCCGCGGCCGTTGCTGTCCTTCTGGTGGCGGGACGGCGCCACGGCTGGCCGAACCTTAAAACCTCCCCCAACAACCTGCCCATGATGCTGGTCGGCGCCGGGATCCTGTGGTTCGGCTGGTTCGGGTTCAACGCCGGAGACGGCCTGCAGGCAAATGACATTGCCGCCCAGGCGCTGGTCAACACCCACGTGGCCGGCGGTGCGGCGATGCTGACCTGGCTTTTGGTGGAACGGCTCAGCAGCGGCAACTCCACCTTGGTGGGCGCGGCGTCCGGTGCCATCGCGGGCCTGGCGACCATTACCCCCTGCGCCGGGTATGTGAGCACCGGGGCAGCCCTGCTCATTGGGCTGATCGCCGGCTGCGTGTGCTGCTTCGCGGTGCGGCTGAAGCACGTCCTGCATTACGACGACGCCCTGGACGTTATTGCCGTCCATTTCGTGGGCGGGGTGCTGGGGTCGCTGCTCCTGGGGTTCTTCGCGGACAGCTCCGTCAACGCGGTCAGCGAGGACGGGGTCTTCACCGGCGGCGGGGGACTGCTTCTCTGGCACCAGGTGGTTGCCGTTGTCTGCGTGGTGCTGTTCTCCTTCGTCCTGAGCTGGATTCTGGCCGCTGTCATCAGCCGCACCATAGGTCTCCGCGAACCCGGCCCCGAGCAGGAGGACCTGGACCGCGTGCAGCAGGGGGCGTCCGGCTACGCGCTGAGCGGGATCATTTCACGGCCGACGACAAGCGGCCGGAGCGCCGAGGACGGCCTGTTCGCCGGCAGGAACACGGACAGCCGCATCGGCCCGCCGGCGTACCTGCTCAGCGCCGTGCTGGACACGGGCCGGATCGACGGCCTGCGGGACGCGCTGCTGATGGCCGGAGCCCGGTCACTGGAACTGGCGGATGCCGCGGTGTACTCCGGGACGGTCCGCACGGAGAACTTCCGCGGACAGAAACGGAAACTGGACTTCGATGACCGGCTGCGCGTCTACGCGGCTGTCGACAGCGACCACGAGGAGGCAGTCGTGTCGGTGCTCAAGCGCTTCGGAGCCGATCCGTCATCGATCTACCGGGTGGCGATTGAGCCGCACTAA
- the fdhA gene encoding formaldehyde dehydrogenase, glutathione-independent: protein MNGNRGVAYMEPGVVEVQDIDYPTFELKDGPGVNPANIGRKLPHGAILKVVTTNICGSDQHMVRGRTTAPPNLILGHEITGEIVETGPDVEFHSVGDLVSVPFNISCGRCKNCKERKTGICLNVNPARPGAAYGYVDMGGWVGGQAEYVMVPYADWNLLRFPDKDQAMEKILDLTMLSDIFPTGYHGAITAGTRVGSTVYIAGAGPVGLAAAASAQLLGAAVVIVGDLNEERLAQARSFGCETVDVSKGDPKDQIEQLLGVPEVDCAVDAVGFEARGHGHGSGTEAPATVLNSLMDITAAGGALGIPGLYVTGDPGGVDEAAKVGSLSLSLGTGWAKSLSFTTGQCPVMKYHRDLMMAILHDKVQIAKAVNATTISLDQAPESYQEFDSGVARKYVIDPNGMVPA, encoded by the coding sequence ATGAATGGAAACCGCGGAGTTGCCTACATGGAACCCGGTGTCGTGGAAGTCCAGGACATCGACTATCCAACGTTCGAGCTGAAGGACGGTCCGGGGGTCAACCCGGCCAATATCGGCCGCAAATTGCCTCACGGTGCCATCTTGAAAGTGGTGACCACCAATATCTGCGGTTCGGACCAGCACATGGTCCGCGGCCGCACCACCGCACCGCCGAACCTGATCCTGGGGCACGAGATCACCGGCGAAATCGTGGAAACCGGCCCCGATGTGGAGTTCCATTCCGTGGGAGACCTGGTCTCGGTTCCCTTCAACATTTCCTGCGGACGATGCAAGAACTGCAAGGAACGCAAAACCGGCATTTGCCTGAACGTGAATCCGGCCCGGCCGGGCGCCGCCTACGGATATGTGGACATGGGCGGCTGGGTAGGGGGCCAGGCCGAGTACGTGATGGTGCCGTACGCGGACTGGAACCTGCTGCGGTTCCCGGACAAGGACCAGGCGATGGAGAAAATCCTGGACCTGACCATGCTCTCGGACATTTTCCCCACCGGGTACCACGGGGCCATCACGGCGGGCACGCGCGTGGGCTCCACCGTGTACATCGCCGGCGCCGGTCCCGTGGGGCTGGCAGCCGCTGCCAGCGCGCAGCTGCTGGGCGCCGCCGTCGTCATCGTCGGCGACCTGAACGAGGAACGCCTGGCCCAGGCCCGCAGCTTCGGCTGTGAAACTGTTGACGTGTCCAAGGGCGACCCCAAGGACCAGATCGAGCAGCTGCTCGGTGTGCCGGAAGTGGACTGCGCGGTGGACGCCGTCGGCTTTGAAGCCCGCGGACACGGACACGGCTCGGGGACGGAGGCACCGGCCACGGTGCTGAATTCCCTCATGGACATCACTGCCGCCGGCGGAGCGCTCGGTATTCCGGGTCTCTATGTCACCGGCGATCCCGGCGGCGTGGACGAAGCGGCCAAGGTGGGCTCGCTGTCCCTGTCGCTGGGGACCGGCTGGGCGAAGTCGCTGTCCTTCACCACCGGGCAGTGTCCGGTGATGAAATACCACCGGGACCTGATGATGGCGATCCTGCACGACAAGGTGCAGATCGCCAAGGCCGTGAACGCGACGACCATCAGCTTGGACCAGGCGCCGGAGTCGTATCAGGAGTTCGACTCCGGGGTGGCGCGCAAATACGTCATCGATCCCAACGGGATGGTGCCTGCCTAG
- the trxA gene encoding thioredoxin codes for MATIDITEATFPETIEENDIVFVDFWADWCGPCKQFAPVYDAVSQKHDDITFAKVDTEAEQGLAAAAGITSIPTLMAFREKVLVFSQPGALNASQFSELVDAVKGLDMKAVHEQIAAQENGQAAAGSDGQVS; via the coding sequence ATGGCAACTATTGACATCACCGAGGCAACGTTCCCCGAGACCATTGAGGAAAACGACATCGTGTTCGTGGACTTCTGGGCAGACTGGTGCGGCCCGTGCAAGCAGTTCGCACCGGTGTACGACGCCGTTTCCCAGAAGCACGACGACATCACCTTCGCGAAGGTGGACACGGAGGCCGAGCAGGGCCTGGCAGCCGCTGCCGGCATCACCTCCATCCCCACCCTGATGGCGTTCCGCGAGAAGGTCCTGGTCTTCTCCCAGCCCGGTGCCCTCAACGCTTCCCAGTTCAGCGAACTGGTGGACGCGGTCAAGGGACTGGACATGAAGGCCGTCCACGAACAGATCGCAGCGCAGGAGAACGGGCAGGCAGCGGCCGGCTCGGACGGGCAGGTCAGCTAA
- a CDS encoding YajQ family cyclic di-GMP-binding protein, with product MASESSFDVVSKIDKQEVANALNQAQKELSQRYDFKGVGAEVDFSGENILMKANSEERVLAVLDVLQSKLVRRGISLKSLDAGEPFASGKEYRIEASMKEGIAQDQAKKINKIIRDEGPKGVNSRIQGDELRVTSKSRDDLQATMALLKGADVDVDLQFINFR from the coding sequence ATGGCCAGCGAGTCATCATTTGATGTTGTGAGCAAGATCGACAAACAGGAAGTTGCCAACGCCCTGAACCAGGCGCAGAAGGAACTGTCCCAGCGCTACGACTTCAAGGGAGTCGGCGCCGAGGTGGATTTCAGCGGGGAGAACATCCTCATGAAGGCCAACTCAGAGGAGCGGGTCCTGGCGGTCCTTGACGTCCTGCAGTCCAAGCTGGTCCGGCGCGGCATTTCCCTGAAGTCGCTCGACGCCGGCGAGCCGTTCGCCTCCGGCAAGGAGTACCGGATCGAGGCCTCCATGAAGGAAGGCATCGCCCAGGACCAGGCCAAGAAGATCAACAAGATCATCCGCGACGAGGGGCCCAAGGGCGTGAACTCCCGGATCCAGGGCGACGAGCTGCGCGTGACCTCCAAGTCCCGCGACGACCTGCAGGCCACCATGGCCCTGCTCAAGGGTGCCGACGTGGACGTGGACCTGCAGTTCATCAACTTCCGCTAG
- a CDS encoding histidine phosphatase family protein — protein sequence MRLILIRHGQTPSNVHHYLDTAVPGPGLTELGLAQAAALPEALAGEPIDAVYASNLVRTQLTAAPLAAALGLPVEVRDGLREVSAGSLEMRNDRDAVVAYLKTVYSWVKGDLDVHMPGGPNGHETFGRFDAVIAELQAAGLTMPVVVSHGAMIRAWCTFRADNVEPDFIVEGALSNTGMAVMESVPADDGAPDRWKLLTWMGEAVGGRELRDYGEDGPAGEDVLL from the coding sequence ATGCGTTTGATACTGATCCGGCACGGCCAGACTCCGTCCAACGTCCACCATTACCTCGACACGGCGGTCCCCGGGCCGGGACTGACTGAGCTGGGGCTGGCGCAGGCAGCGGCCCTGCCGGAAGCCCTGGCCGGGGAACCGATCGACGCCGTGTACGCCTCCAACCTGGTGCGCACCCAGCTCACCGCCGCCCCGCTGGCGGCAGCCCTGGGCCTGCCGGTGGAAGTGCGCGACGGCCTGCGCGAGGTCTCCGCCGGCAGCCTGGAAATGCGCAATGACCGCGACGCCGTCGTCGCCTACCTCAAGACCGTCTACAGCTGGGTGAAGGGCGACCTGGACGTGCACATGCCCGGCGGGCCGAACGGCCACGAGACCTTCGGTCGGTTCGACGCCGTGATCGCCGAGCTGCAGGCAGCCGGCCTGACGATGCCCGTGGTGGTCAGCCACGGCGCGATGATCCGCGCGTGGTGCACGTTCCGGGCCGACAACGTGGAACCTGACTTCATCGTGGAAGGCGCGCTGAGCAACACCGGCATGGCCGTGATGGAATCCGTTCCCGCCGACGACGGCGCCCCCGACCGGTGGAAGCTGCTCACCTGGATGGGCGAGGCGGTGGGCGGCCGCGAGCTGCGTGATTACGGCGAGGACGGCCCCGCCGGCGAGGACGTGTTGCTCTAG
- the htpX gene encoding zinc metalloprotease HtpX, giving the protein MHQHFNGLKTAALFGVLFAVLLGIGALLSSGTGSPTFIWVFLFIGLATTAYSYWNSDKLAIRAMRAVPVTEQQAPEMYRIVRELSARANQPMPRLYISPTMAPNAFATGRNPQHAAVCCTQGILALLTERELRGVLGHELMHVYNRDILTSSVAAAIAGVITSLGQFLLYFGGGDRRNGNPLAMIAMAILAPFAASLIQMAIGRTREYDADEDGAKLTDDPLALASALRKLETGTQRAPLPDTDQKLANTAHLMIANPFRNGVRGLLATHPPMPDRIRRLENMAGRPLGS; this is encoded by the coding sequence GTGCACCAACACTTCAACGGTTTGAAGACTGCCGCACTGTTCGGAGTGCTCTTCGCCGTGCTGCTGGGCATTGGAGCCCTGCTCTCCAGCGGAACCGGAAGCCCCACCTTTATCTGGGTGTTCCTGTTCATCGGGCTGGCCACCACTGCCTACAGCTACTGGAACAGCGACAAGCTGGCCATCCGCGCGATGCGGGCGGTTCCCGTCACCGAGCAGCAGGCTCCGGAAATGTACCGGATTGTCCGCGAGCTTTCGGCCCGCGCCAACCAGCCGATGCCCAGGCTCTACATTTCGCCGACCATGGCACCGAACGCCTTCGCCACCGGCCGCAACCCGCAGCACGCCGCAGTGTGCTGCACCCAGGGCATCCTGGCCCTGCTCACCGAGCGCGAGCTGCGCGGCGTCCTGGGCCACGAACTCATGCACGTCTATAACCGCGACATCCTCACCTCCTCGGTGGCCGCTGCCATTGCCGGCGTGATCACCTCGCTGGGCCAGTTCCTGCTCTACTTCGGCGGCGGCGACCGCCGCAACGGCAATCCGCTGGCCATGATTGCCATGGCCATCCTTGCTCCGTTCGCGGCCTCACTGATTCAGATGGCGATTGGCCGGACCCGGGAGTACGACGCCGACGAGGACGGCGCGAAGCTCACCGACGATCCGCTGGCGCTCGCCTCCGCCCTGCGCAAGCTGGAAACCGGCACCCAGCGCGCCCCGCTGCCGGACACCGACCAGAAGCTGGCGAACACGGCACATCTGATGATCGCCAACCCGTTCCGGAACGGCGTCCGCGGCCTGCTGGCCACCCATCCGCCCATGCCTGACCGCATCCGGCGGCTGGAGAACATGGCCGGCCGTCCGCTGGGATCCTGA